The segment TATTTGTAATGTTTTTCCACGTTACCTGAACTTCTTAAGATTAAAATAGATCCTCAAAACTCCGATCCAGTTAACGCTAAAAAAATAATGCTTATTATTAATCTCTTATTTTAAAGTACCTATTTCTTCAGCCTCCGTGGTGGTAGCGCCATCCACCGTGATGATGTCCTCCGTGATGGCCCCATCCACCGTGATGATGTCCTCCATGGTGTCCCCATCCGCCGTGATGATGTCCTCCGTGGTGGCCCCATCCGCCGTGATGATGTCCTCCGTGGTGATGGCCCCATCCGCCATGATGATGTCCTCCGTGGTGATGGCCCCATCCGCCATGATGATGACCCCATCCTGGATTCCAACCCCATTGCATCGGAAACTGACGATCATAATTATCAAACATATAATACACTCCCTTGTATAGTTTTATTAAAATAGGGTTTTCACCCCTTATTTTTTCATCCTATGAAAATGCCCTTTTATTGATTGGGTGAATACCTATAGGCTCTAACGATGTACAAAATTACTCGTTTTCCTTTGTTAAATGACGCTTTAAACCATAAGACTTTCAACCATTGTTATGACCGTTACGTGATGAAAATTTGATCTAATATCGCATTCCCTAGTTTGAAGTAGAGGGTCTGACCCACTAGCGTTGCATCTATTCGAAAATAAAACAAAAATGTAATAAAAAGTATTTACTAAGCAGAAAAAAACTCCTTTGTAGAAGACTTGTTTTGTTCCCTAAACAAACAAGTCTTCTACAAAGGAGTTTTCACAATGAATAAGAAAAGTATAGGTCAAGAAATGGTCATTCGTCAATGTCTTTTCCTTCTTCCAACTATAGAATTTTCTTACCCTCTAATGGATTATGGAAAGTATAAGCTTTTTACAGAAGCTATGCTTCGTATCTTTGTCGCAGCTCAATTAGATGGATGGGCGTCTTATGCATTCCGTCCTTTTTCCAAAACAAAAAAACCACCAAAATATGTATTTGGTGGAGACGGTGGGACATGTTATTCCAAGCTTTCGCAATGGCACTGACTATATCTTGAACTTAAAATGAAACAATATCAATTTTAAGTCCCTTGGCGTATTATGCAGAATATAGATTTGTCTTTCTGACATGATCCTGCATCCTAGTACTACCGTCAAAGGCAGCCTATAAGTCGATACACGGCTGTTGGATTGCTCCACATACCGCTCGGTATTACCTTATCACCATAGAAGGTGACTTAGACTTCACCGATAAAGCCAAGTTTTCACTTGTGTGTTGCCACACAAGGCGACTATTTCCTAATCGAACCCACGTCCAGAAATAACGGCACTTAAGCTTCTACGAGCGTAGTCACTGTATTAGCGTTTCGCAATCACTTCGGCCCAGAGACAGGCTTCCGTGATGCTAGTCTGATTGGTCTCTTCCTTCGTCCCCAGACGGAGGACAACCGGCGTAGCCCACTTAGAGTGAGTCCCTTACCCTACCACATGGGCGATGGAGGGAGGAACCGCAGAGTGCTATTAGGCAGCTACTGCGAAGTTTTCTTGTTTGTTGCCAGTTATTGGCTTGTGGCGTTTTTACGAGGCCGACCCCCTCGGCTCGCAACTTAAGCTCGAACTATCCCTGTCGAATCCAAAACGTCCCCTTGTATAAGATGTCGTTCAATCAATTAGAACAACGATCATAAGAAGATGTCTGGTGTAAGTTGCTTGTTATTAAGTTATCAACGACCTGACAATAGTTATTATAGCATAACGAACAACCAAAGATCAAATTCCAATTATTAGGTGATAATCTATCCTTTTTGACGCTCACGAAATGCTCTTTCTACTTCACGCTTCGCATCCTTACGCTTTAAGGCTTCACGTTTGTCGTGCTTCTTCTTCCCTTTCCCTAGTCCGATTAAGACTTTGGCAAAACCGTTTTTGATATAGACCTTTAGCGGTACAAGGGAGTATCCTTTTTCTTTCGTTGCGCCAATCAGCTTGCTAATTTCTTTTTTATGAAGAAGCAGCTTTCGTGTTCGCAGTGGATCATGGTTATACCGGTTCCCTTGCTCATACGTACTAATGTGAGCATTGTGTAAATAAACCTCGCCATTATGAATCCGCGCGAATGAGTCTTTTAACTGAATGCGAGCAGCACGAATTGATTTAATTTCGGTTCCTTGTAAAACAATCCCTGCTTCAAACGTCTCTTCAATAAAATAATCATGCCTTGCTTTTTTATTTTGTGCTATGACTCTACCTGAGTTTCCTGCCATTAGAAACGCACCCTTCTACAATGGTCTCATCCATTAATCATAGCAATTGTAAGAGCTAACGTCAAACATAAGGTGGGACGTAGGGTGAGTCCGTTCCGTGACGTGAATAGTGAATCCATGGTCTTTGGTAAGCCAAAATCAGGCTTCCCACGACCACTGCTTCACATTCACTACACCGACTGCCGTCGGTGCAAACAGTTTAACAACTGTTTACGGAACTCCCCCACTTTTTTGAATATCGGAATTCTTGAGCGAATGCTCGCACTGAAACTACGCCCCACAGACCAGAATAGAGACCAACCACCTCCGATTGGCCTCAAACCGTTATTTTTTCTTCTTACCTTTTTTACGCTTAGAGCGTGGTGCATTTTCATAAAATGGCTTTTTCTTTTTCTTCTTCTTTTTCTTTGGTGCCCCTTCACCTGTTTGCTGGGCGCCTTCAACAGGCTTTTTCGGCTTACGCTTACCGCCTTGAATGACTTTTGGTCTCGCCTTTTTCTCACGCGGCTTGCGTTCTTTCATGCCGACCACTTCAAAGTCAATCGATGCCTCATCGACATTAACATTAACGACGCGAATTTCGATCTCGTCACCAATGCGGAAGACGTTGCCGGTACGCTCACCAATCATCGCATATTGACGCTCATCATAATGATAGTAATCATCGGTTAAATAACTCACATGAACGAGCCCTTCAATCGTATTATCTAGCTCAACGAAAATCCCGAAGTTCGTAACACCGCTAATTAAGCCTTCAAATGTCTCACCAATCTTATCTTCCATATACTGAGCTTTTTTCACTTCATCCGTTTCACGCTCGGCATCAACGGCACGACGCTCCATTTCGGAGGCATGCTTTGTGATCTCTGGAAGTCGTTCTTTCCACTTCTCTTGCTCGGTTTCATCGACTTTGCCTTCAATTAGATAGCGGCGAATTAAGCGATGAACGATCAAGTCAGGGTAACGACGAATCGGTGATGTGAAGTGTGTGTAAAATTCGGTAGAAAGCCCGAAGTGACCAACGCTATTTGGATCATATTTCGCTTGTTGCATCGAACGGAGCATGACTGTACTGATCACCGTCTCTTCAGGCTCACCGCGAACTTCCTCTAACAACTCTTGTAGCGCACGTGGGTGAACCGTGTTCGCACTGCCACGGACCACATAGCCGAAGTTTGTTATAAACTCAAGAAATTTTGCTAGCTTTTCTGAATCAGGATCCTCATGAATTCGATATACAAACGGTACCTTCATCCAATGGAAATGTTCCGCAATCGTTTCGTTTGCTGCAAGCATAAATTCCTCAATTAAACGTTCCGCAATGCTTCGTTCACGAATGACGACATCCGTCGGCTTGCCCTCTTCATCTACAAGCACTTTTGCTTCTTTAAAGTCAAAATCAATCGCACCACGTTCAAATCGTTTCTTACGCAAGATTTCCGCTAACTCGCCCATTTGCTTGAAAAATGGGATTAAATCTTCATAGCGCTTTAAAACCTCTTCATCTTCACCTTCTAATATTTTACGAACGTCACTGTAAGTCATTCTCTCATTCGTGCGGATGACACTTTGGAAAATATCATGTCCGACAACTTGTCCGGCTGGAGTAATTTCCATTTCACAAGAAAGTGTAAGTCGATCGACTTGCGGGTTCAAACTACAAATGCCGTTTGAGAGACGATGTGGAATCATCGGAATGACTCGGTCAACAAGATAAACACTTGTCGCCCGTTCAAGCGCCTCTTCATCAATCGGCGAACCTTCCTCAACGTAATAACTAACGTCAGCAATGTGAACACCAAGTTTATAGTTACCGTTGTCTAACTTTTCAACAGCTACCGCATCATCCAAGTCTTTCGCATCGGCACCATCAATCGTCACAATCGTTTCTTCACGTAAATCGCGGCGATTTTCTAGTTCTGCCGGATCAATTTCATCAGGGACTTCGTTGGCTTGGTCAATAACTTCCTTAGGGAATTCTTGCGGGATTCCATGTTTGTAGATAATCGATAAAATATCAATTCCCGGGTCATTTTTATGACCTAAAATCTCCACGACTTTCCCTTCCGCACTCATTCGCCCTTCTGGGTACTTCGTAATTTCAATGACGACTTTATGGCCATCAACCGCGCCACCTTCAGCACCTTTCGGGATAAAAATATCATTGGCGATGCGCTTATCATCAGCGATCACAAAGCCGTAACTGTCGCTATCCACATATGTACCGACAGTTTGCTTCACGCCGCGCTCGATGATGCGCACGACAGTTCCTTCTGGCCGCGCCCCTGATGATTTCGGTTGAAGACGGACAAGTACAATATCACCATTCATCGCGCCAGCAAGCTCAGATTGTGAGACGTAAATATCTCTTTCTCCTTCAAGCTCTGGAAGAATGAAGGCAAATCCTTTAGCATTGCCTTGTACTTTCCCCTTCACTAAATTCATTTTTTCAGGTACACCGTAACGGTTGCTACGTGTTCGTACGATGAGACCCTCGTCCTCCATATGGTTTAACACCTTTACAAAATCTTTGAACTCACTTGAATCGGTGATCTGAAATGCCTCTTCTAGCTCTGTCACCGTTAGTGGTTTATAGGCTTCTTCTCTCATGAAGGACAGTACTTTGTCTATTCGTTCCTGGTCCATGTCTTTCGCTCCTTCCTAAACTATGTTTTAGGATGACCAATCTAATCCTTCTAAAAATTGATAAACATCCTCATGCAGCTCTTCTTTTTCTTTGTCGAGCGTAATTACATGGGTTGAATGTTCATACCATTTGATTTCTTTGTCATCACTTTCAACGTTTTCATAAATAATGTTCGCGCTTTCTGTATCAATCATCTCATCATGACGTGCTTGCACAACAAATGTTGGGCTGTAAATATGATCGAGATGGTTACGAACATCGGTGATTAGCTCTTGTAACGCCTGCAATGTATTCATTGGCGTTTTCTCAAATTCTTTCATTTCAGCATTTATTTGTTGTTCATCTTTTTGTTCGTGTTTTTTATATTCTCTTGCATAAGCAAGGACACCTTTATACATGACTTCCTCGCTTTTTATGGTCGCAGGCGCACACATCGGTACAACACCCTTTACAGGTAAAGTGTAACCGATTTTAAGTGAAAATACTCCCCCGAGCGACAAGCCACAAACGGCGATTTCATCATAACCTTGCTCTTTTAAAAACTCATACCCTTCCTGTACATCGTGCCACCAGTCTTCAGGTCCGGTATGGACAAGCTCCTCTGGTGGTACACCATGTCCTTTGTATAACGGCGCATGACACGTATAGCCTTTCTTTTGTAAAAAGCGGCCAAGCATGCGAACATCGGCTGTTGTTCCCGTAAAGCCGTGTAAAAGTAAGACCGCACGCTTGCCTCCTTCAAATGTAAATGGTTTTGGTGCTGCAGCTTTCATTTGTACTCACTTCCTTATGATTCAACTAAAAGTGGATTCTAAAAATTGTTCAATTTCTTCGATCAACTGGTCTTTTTCAAAATCATGACAGACCATATGCTTTGATTTCCTTAAAAAGACGAGCCGCTTCTTTTTCGACGAAATCGTCGTATATAAGTAGTCGGCACTCTTTTTTGGGATGATCCCATCCTGTTCACCTTGAATGATCAAGGTTGGTACGGTTACCTTTTTTAAATACGGGCGAATTCGTTTGACCGCCTGCATAAACTGAAAAACGGCTGTCATTGGGGTATCAGCAACCTTCTTGCTATAGCGCTGATAGAGGACATCATCCTGCAATTTGCCTTGCAGACGGAGTCGTACCGCTTGCTTTAAGTCTTGCAACAGCTGCTGTGGATTCATATAGTAAGCTGCTGCACTTAAGAGCACTAGCTTGTCTATCGGGTACTTGGCAGCGATATAGGAGGCGAGCATTCCCCCCATCGAAAAACCGATCACATAAACGGTCGAGCATCGCTTTAACAGTTCTTCGGCTGCCACCTCAGCCGCATAGACCCATTGTTTATATGTAACATCCTTTAGGTTGCCGTCCGGTCCGTGCCCAGGTAATGTTGGTGTATAAACAAGCCAGTTCTGCTTCTGTTTTTGAAAATAATCAGCAACTGGTTCGACTTCCCACGGTTCACCTGTGAACCCATGGAGACATAAGCAGCCTATCATTTTCCTCACCTAATTCCTATGCTATCTACTAGTTTACCCGTTTCTAGAAAAGATAAGCCTCTTTTGCAATGGTGAATTATCAACGTCCACGCCTCTATTTCCCTCATATTGACTGGAATGTTTATCCATCGCAATCGTACATAAGAAAAGCAGCAAGTTATTAAAACCTGCTGCTTTTTAAGCTCATATTTACCAACTGGTTTATAAAAAGAAGGCAACGGTAATCGACAGTACGAAAAAGAGTACGGCTAGAATAACCGTCAACTTACCTAAAAGAGCGTCAATTCCACGAGCTTTTTGTTTTCCGATTAATTGTTCAGCTCCACCAGAAATCGCTCCTGATAAACCAGCACTACGTCCTGATTGTAGCAAGACAACAACAATTAATGAGATTGAAACGATAACTAAAAGGACAAATGCCAACGTTTCCACGTCCTACACCTCCAAAGTGACAGTTCACACTAGTATTAATGTACCACAATCGGTGTATTCTCGCAACAAGCAGTGCTCGCATCACTCCGTCTCTTCATGCCCTTCTTGATCAAAAATGCTAGGATTGGGCATTTCCCGAGCGTCAACGTTAACCGTATTGGCTGGAGGTGCAAGCGGTGAGCGCGCTTCTGGATCACGAAGCAATGGCTCATGAATGTCTACACCAATCGCATCCTTTTCGATAGCGATCGTTTCAACGATCCGTTGCGCGATTTGCCGCCCTAGTCGAAGACCTTCTTCATTGTCGACTGGAAAATGCACGCCTGCATACAGTCGTGAGTTTGCACTGTCTGTTGCAATTTCATTCACTCGCTCGCGCTCAAGCGGGAAGAAGTAATTAATGATCGTTTGTGCACAACCGGCCACCGTTGCATGTCCAGAGGGATAAGTCGGATGTGTTGGTGTTTGGATCACTGTATGAAGAGAATCATCTAGATGTACGGGCCTAGCAATATCATACAAATATTTAAAATACCAGCAAACAACAAACGCATCATTGATCGCCGCTTGCAGGACACTCATGACCCGAGCTCCTGTTGCTGGTGCGAGTTGATAGCCATCGATAAGTCGGACGGCGACATCATTCCAAACTGTCATCGGTGAATGCTTATATTTTTCAGCTAATTTGCTCTCCTCTGCAGAACGCTTGTTTACCGTGTCTTGAACCTGTTCCAGCTGCCCGTTGAAGTCAATTCGATATGGATCTTTGATTTTCGGATTAAAAAAGTCGCCCCGTTTATCAAGAAGGAACGCCCCAAATATCCTCGCAAAATAAAACATCTTCCACGAGCCTGCATGAGGGGTAACGCCAGTTGTTGCTGCAAGCTCGGACCATCGTGGTGGTTGTATACTTTTCACCTTTCTCCCCTCCATCTCCAACACGTTTACTAATACGGTATGATGACGAGCTCGCAAGCGTTCCCCTACAGGGCTGGTATCAGGCTATTCTTCTTTTTTCAGTGTATTAAAAAGTCCCAGTGCTAAGGCAAAGGCGATCATCGTTCCCATTTCAGCTGCTCTTTGTCCTTCATCGCTCTTATGAAGGACATTTCACTCTCAGTTCAGCACCGTTTTGTCCTTCATCTCCCTTATGAAGGACATTCCACACTCGTTTCACCATCGTTTTGTCCTTCATCGCCCTTATGAAGGACATTCCACACTCGTTTCACCATCGTTTTGTCCTTCACCCCCTTATGAAGGACATTTCACTCTCAGTTCAGCACCGTTTTGTCCTTCATCTCCCTTATGAAGGACATTCCACACTCGTTTCACCATCGTTTTGTCCTTCATCGCCCTTTCACTTTCAGCACCGTTTTGTCCTTCATCTCCCTTATGAAGGACATTCCACACTCGTTTCACCATCGTTTTGTCCTTCATCGCCCCTATGAAGGACATTTCACTCTCGTTTCAGCACCGTTTTGTCCTTCATCTCCCTTATGAAGGACATTCCACTCTCAGTTCAGCACCGTTTTGTCCTTCATCTCCCTTATGAAGGACATTTCACACTCGTTTCAGCACCGTTTTGTCCTTCATCGCCCTTATGAAGGACATTCCACTCTCAGTTCAGCACCGTTTTGTCCTTCATCCCTCCTATGAAAGATAGCCTCCCTCGTTCCTGCAGCACGCTGCCCTTCGCAATGTAAAAAACCTCCTCGCTCATTTGAGCGAAGAGGTTTTTTATTACACTTATTTGTTTAAGTTATAGAACGCTTTGCGTCCGCCATATTGGCCAACGTTTGCTAGTTGGTCTTCAATACGTAGTAACTGGTTGTATTTTGCCACACGGTCCGTACGAGACGGTGCACCTGTTTTGATTTGGCCAGCATTTGTTGCTACTGCGATATCAGCAATTGTGCTGTCTTCTGTTTCACCAGAACGGTGAGAGATAACAGCTGTATATCCTGCACGCTTAGCCATTTCAATCGCATCAAATGTTTCCGTAAGTGTACCGATTTGGTTCACTTTGATTAGGATTGAGTTACCGATTCCTTTTTCAATACCTTCAGATAGCTTTTCTGTGTTCGTTACGAATAGGTCGTCACCAACAAGCTGTACTTTGTCTTGAAGAGCTTCAGTTAGCTTCTTCCAGCCATCCCAGTCGTTTTCATCTAAACCATCTTCAATTGAGATGATTGGATATTTTGAAACAAGGTCGCTGTAGAACTCAACCATTTCTTCAGATGTTTTGACAACACCTTCACCTTTAAGGTTGTATTTACCATCTTCGAAGATTTCAGAAGCCGCTGCATCCATTGCAAGAACAACTTCTTCACCTGGCTTGTAGCCAGCTTTTTCAATCGCTTCAACGATTGTTTGAAGTGCTTCTTCATTTGAGCTTAAGTTTGGTGCGAAACCACCTTCATCACCAACAGCTGTGTTGTAACCTTTTCCTTTAAGAACCGCTTTAAGGTTATGGAAAATTTCCGCACCCATACGAAGCGCACGTGTGAAGCTATCAGCACCAACTGGCATAACCATGAATTCTTGGATATCAACGTTGTTGTCTGCATGCTCCCCACCATTTAAAATGTTCATCATTGGTACTGGTAGTGTTTTTGCATTAAATCCGCCAAGGTATACGTATAATGGTAGATCAAGAGCGTCAGCTGCTGCACGAGCTACAGCCATAGATACACCTAGAATCGCATTTGCACCAAAGTTTCCTTTGTTATCTGTACCATCAAGCTCGATCATAAGCTCATCAATACCGATTTGATCAAGAGCGTCAAAGCCGATAAGTTCTGGAGCGATTTTTTCATTTACGTTATCAACTGCTTGAAGAACACCTTTACCCATGTAACGGTCGCCACCATCACGTAGTTCTACTGCTTCGTATTCACCAGTAGATGCACCACTTGGTACTAATGCGCGTCCCATTGCACCTGATTCAAGAAATACTTCTACTTCAACTGTTGGGTTCCCACGAGAGTCTAATACTTCGCGAGCATATACATCTGTAATAATTGTCATATTTGTTCATCTCCCTTTTCTTCACAAAATTTTTTGCAGTCGGTTATCCTTTTATAGCCTATAGAGAATTCGACAACTGTGACGAGTTTCCTCTGCTGTTATCGAATTGTGCATGTTTTATTAAAAACTATTTCACTAACGTCTTGCCTGTCATCTCTTTCGGTTGCTTTGCTCCTAGTAATGACAGTACGGTTGGTGATAAGTCAGCTAAAACGCCGCCTTCACGCAAGTCTAGTCCTTCTTTTGTAACGATGACTGGAACAGGGTTTGTCGTATGGGCCGTCATTGGCTTCCCTTCAAGTGTGATGACTTCATCAGCGTTTCCATGATCAGCTGTGATCACCGCTGAGCCACCTTTAGCAACGATCGCATCAACGACTTTTCCAAGACATTCGTCAACGGCTTCAACCGCTTTAATCGTTGGCTCTAGCATTCCAGAGTGCCCAACCATATCAGGGTTGGCGAAGTTCAAAATGATCGCATCATGTTTATCTGCTTCAATCTCACTTACGAGTGCATCTGTGACTTCATACGCACTCATCTCTGGTTGCAAGTCGTAAGTCGCGACTTTCGGTGAGTCAATCAGAATTCGCTCTTCACCTGGGAATTTCTCCTCACGACCACCACTAAAGAAGAAGGTCACGTGTGGATATTTTTCCGTTTCAGCAATTCTTAGCTGCTTGTAACCTTGTTGAGATAAAACTTCACCGAGCGTATTATCTAGGTTTGTCGGTTTAAAAGCAACAAAACCATCAACGGATTCACTAAAGTGTGTTAGACAAACATAGTGAATGTCTCTCGGATGTTGATCGCCACGATCGAAGCCACGGAAGTCTTCGTTCGTGAACACTTGTGACATTTGAATCGCACGGTCCGGACGGAAGTTAAAGAAAATGATCGCATCATCATCTTGGATCGTTCCAACTGGTGTGCCGTCCTCTTTTGTCATCACCGATGGAATCACGAATTCATCATGGATTTCATTTTTGTATGAATCCTCAAGCGCTTCAATCGGATCCTTATAATCAGGACCGTCACCGTAAACCATTGCACGATATGATTTTTCAACACGCTCCCAACGCTGGTCGCGATCCATCGCATAATAACGGCCGTGAATCGACGCGATTTCACCAACACCGAGATCTGCCACTTTTTCTTGTAAAGCACGGATGTACTCTTCGGCTGATGTCGGCCCAACATCACGACCATCTAAGAAGCCGTGAATGTAGAGGCGTTCAACCTTCTTCTCTGCTGCTAACTCAAGCAATGCAAACAGGTGATCAATATGACTATGTATCCCCCCATCAGAAAGAAGGCCGTACACATGAAGGCTGCTTTGCTTTTCTTTGACGTGTTTGATCGCATCTAAAAACGTCTCATTTTCAAAGAAACCACCTTCACGAATTGATTTGTTCACTCGCGTTAAGCTTTGATAAACAACGCGTCCAGCACCGATATTTAAGTGCCCAACTTCAGAGTTCCCCATTTGACCTTGTGGCAAACCAACCGCTTCACCGTCCGCTTTTAATTGCGTGTGCGGATAGGTGTTCCAATAACGATCGAAGTTTGGCTTTTTCGCTTGAGCGACCGCATTCCCTTCGCTCTCGCTACGGCAAGCAAAGCCATCAAGGATAATTAGTGCAACTGGTGCTTTACTCATTTTCCTGCCTCCAACAGCTGTAAAAATGAATCCGCTTCTAGGCTTGCACCACCAACAAGGGCACCGTCAATGTCAGATTGACCTAAATATTCCTTAATGTTAGCAGGCTTTACACTACCACCGTATTGAATGCGGACAGCGGCTGCTGCTTCTTCTGAGAATGTGTCGGCAACAACGGTACGGATGTAAGCACACGTTTCATTGGCTTCTTCTGCAGATGAAGATTTTCCAGTTCCAATCGCCCAAATTGGCTCATAAGCGATGACCGTTTGCTTCACTTGCTCTTCAGATAAGCCAGCAAGACCTTTTTCGACTTGGCCTTTAACGATATCATTTGTCTTACCCGCTTCACGCTCTTCAAGCGTTTCACCGCAGCACATAATTGGTACAAGCTTATGGTTGAAAGCGGCATGAACTTTTTTGTTTACTGTTTCATCTGTTTCAGCAAACATTTCGCGACGCTCAGAGTGACCTAAAATGACGTAGTCAACAGCTAAATCAGTTAGGGCAGCTGGGCTTGTTTCACCTGTGAAGGCACCACTGTCTTCAAAGTGCATGTTTTGTGCCCCAACTTTTAGGTCCGTTCCATTTGTTTGTTCAACTAAACGCTCTAAAAATAGCGCTGGTGCACAAACAACTGAATCCACTTGATCACTTGCTGGGACTTTGCCTTTCACTTCTTCTGCGAACGCTGTTGCTTCAGCAAGCGTTTTGTTCATTTTCCAGTTTCCTGCAATAATAGGTTTACGCATCATCGACACCTCTTCTCGAACTATTTATCATTTAAGGCAACAACACCTGGGAGTTCTTTGCCTTCCATAAATTCTAATGAAGCTCCGCCACCCGTTGAGATGTGGCTCATTTGCTCTGCTAGGTCAAATTTTTCAACAGCAGCTGCTGAGTCACCGCCACCGATCACCGTATAGCCTTCTGTGTCTGCAAGTGCTGTCGCAACTGATTTCGTTCCTGTCGCAAACGCTGGAATTTCAAAGACACCCATCGGCCCATTCCAAATGACAAGCTTCGAATCTAAAATCACGTTACGGTACTCATCAATCGTTTGTGGTCCAATATCCAGTGCTTCCCAATCGCTTGGAATTTCATCAATCGCTACGACCTGTGTATTTGCGTCGTTTGAGAAATCATCGGCAACGATGACATCCTTAGGCATGTAGAAGTTCACGCCTTTTTCTTTTGCTTTTTCCATAAATGATTTGGCAAGGTCAATCTTGTCTTCTTCTAACAATGATTTACCGACTTCATGGCCTTGTGCTTTGACGAATGTATAAGCAAGTCCACCACCGATAATCAAGTTGTCTACTTTCTCAAGAAGGTTTTCGATCACACCAATCTTATCTTTAACCTTCGCGCCACCAATAATCGCTGTAAATGGACGCTCTGGGCTAGATAACGCTTTCCCAAGCACTTCAAGCTCTTTTTCCATTAAGAGGCCTGCAACGGCTGGAACGTGGTGAGCAATACCTTCTGTCGATGCGTGCGCGCGGTGTGCCGCTCCAAATGCATCATTGACATAGACGTCAGCTAGGCTTGCAAATGCTTTAGCTAGTTCAGCATCATTCTTTTCTTCACCCGCTTCAAAGCGAACGTTTTCGATTAAGACAACATCGCCGTTGTCCATACCTGAAATCGCTTGTTCCACTTCAGCACCAT is part of the Desertibacillus haloalkaliphilus genome and harbors:
- the gpmI gene encoding 2,3-bisphosphoglycerate-independent phosphoglycerate mutase; this encodes MSKAPVALIILDGFACRSESEGNAVAQAKKPNFDRYWNTYPHTQLKADGEAVGLPQGQMGNSEVGHLNIGAGRVVYQSLTRVNKSIREGGFFENETFLDAIKHVKEKQSSLHVYGLLSDGGIHSHIDHLFALLELAAEKKVERLYIHGFLDGRDVGPTSAEEYIRALQEKVADLGVGEIASIHGRYYAMDRDQRWERVEKSYRAMVYGDGPDYKDPIEALEDSYKNEIHDEFVIPSVMTKEDGTPVGTIQDDDAIIFFNFRPDRAIQMSQVFTNEDFRGFDRGDQHPRDIHYVCLTHFSESVDGFVAFKPTNLDNTLGEVLSQQGYKQLRIAETEKYPHVTFFFSGGREEKFPGEERILIDSPKVATYDLQPEMSAYEVTDALVSEIEADKHDAIILNFANPDMVGHSGMLEPTIKAVEAVDECLGKVVDAIVAKGGSAVITADHGNADEVITLEGKPMTAHTTNPVPVIVTKEGLDLREGGVLADLSPTVLSLLGAKQPKEMTGKTLVK
- the tpiA gene encoding triose-phosphate isomerase; amino-acid sequence: MRKPIIAGNWKMNKTLAEATAFAEEVKGKVPASDQVDSVVCAPALFLERLVEQTNGTDLKVGAQNMHFEDSGAFTGETSPAALTDLAVDYVILGHSERREMFAETDETVNKKVHAAFNHKLVPIMCCGETLEEREAGKTNDIVKGQVEKGLAGLSEEQVKQTVIAYEPIWAIGTGKSSSAEEANETCAYIRTVVADTFSEEAAAAVRIQYGGSVKPANIKEYLGQSDIDGALVGGASLEADSFLQLLEAGK
- a CDS encoding phosphoglycerate kinase, yielding MNKQSIRDIDLNGKKVFCRVDFNVPMSEGEITDETRIRAALPTITYLVEQGAKVILASHLGRPKGEVVEELRLDPVAKRLSDLLNKEVTKTDDVYGAEVEQAISGMDNGDVVLIENVRFEAGEEKNDAELAKAFASLADVYVNDAFGAAHRAHASTEGIAHHVPAVAGLLMEKELEVLGKALSSPERPFTAIIGGAKVKDKIGVIENLLEKVDNLIIGGGLAYTFVKAQGHEVGKSLLEEDKIDLAKSFMEKAKEKGVNFYMPKDVIVADDFSNDANTQVVAIDEIPSDWEALDIGPQTIDEYRNVILDSKLVIWNGPMGVFEIPAFATGTKSVATALADTEGYTVIGGGDSAAAVEKFDLAEQMSHISTGGGASLEFMEGKELPGVVALNDK